In the Hylaeus volcanicus isolate JK05 chromosome 1, UHH_iyHylVolc1.0_haploid, whole genome shotgun sequence genome, one interval contains:
- the LOC128884082 gene encoding vesicle transport protein SEC20 isoform X2 — protein sequence MDTEVYELELIRQDIVKNHLRLTALIQDIQQCTGPLELLMELNAEGRAKLEALQSSICKLASIAERELLEKKKAELLAELDTYKQQSKTSLAAFRKANVVSMCVIDKLAKEELLSMPEEQQALIRRRHDKRSLANASSQVSDKLLSISRHLAETTQRSADTLDTLLTSSDKVVSTKDELEHQQQVIVQSGKLLGKYGHRERVIELRLT from the exons ATGGATACAGAAGTTTACGAACTAGAATTAATACGCCaagatattgtaaaaaatcaCCTTCGACTTACAGCTTTAATACAG gATATACAACAATGTACCGGTCCTTTAGAATTACTCATGGAATTGAATGCGGAAGGCAGAGCAAAACTAGAAGCATTGCAATCATCCATATGTAAGTTAGCATCAATAGCGGAAAGAGAACTTTTGGAGAAGAAAAAAGCAGAATTATTAGCAGAATTAGATACTTATAAGCAACAATCTAAAACATCTTTAGCTGCGTTTCGTAAGGCCAATGTTGTTAGTATGTGCGTAATAGATAAACTTGCCAAGGAAGAACTACTATCAATGCCTGAAGAACAGCAAGCTCTTATTCGTAGACGACACGATAAACGGAGTCTGGCAAATGCATCGAGTCAGGTCTCGGATAAACTCTTAAGTATTTCTAGACACTTGGCGGAAACAACTCAAAGAAGCGCGGACACATTGGATACATTAT taacCTCGTCGGATAAAGTTGTTAGTACCAAAGATGAGTTGGAACATCAACAGCAAGTTATAGTTCAATCTGGAAAGCTCTTAGGGAAATACG GTCACCGAGAGCGCGTTATCGAATTACGATtgacgtaa
- the LOC128884082 gene encoding vesicle transport protein SEC20 isoform X1, giving the protein MDTEVYELELIRQDIVKNHLRLTALIQDIQQCTGPLELLMELNAEGRAKLEALQSSICKLASIAERELLEKKKAELLAELDTYKQQSKTSLAAFRKANVVSMCVIDKLAKEELLSMPEEQQALIRRRHDKRSLANASSQVSDKLLSISRHLAETTQRSADTLDTLLTSSDKVVSTKDELEHQQQVIVQSGKLLGKYGRREVTDKALLALAFAFFLACVFYILQKRLF; this is encoded by the exons ATGGATACAGAAGTTTACGAACTAGAATTAATACGCCaagatattgtaaaaaatcaCCTTCGACTTACAGCTTTAATACAG gATATACAACAATGTACCGGTCCTTTAGAATTACTCATGGAATTGAATGCGGAAGGCAGAGCAAAACTAGAAGCATTGCAATCATCCATATGTAAGTTAGCATCAATAGCGGAAAGAGAACTTTTGGAGAAGAAAAAAGCAGAATTATTAGCAGAATTAGATACTTATAAGCAACAATCTAAAACATCTTTAGCTGCGTTTCGTAAGGCCAATGTTGTTAGTATGTGCGTAATAGATAAACTTGCCAAGGAAGAACTACTATCAATGCCTGAAGAACAGCAAGCTCTTATTCGTAGACGACACGATAAACGGAGTCTGGCAAATGCATCGAGTCAGGTCTCGGATAAACTCTTAAGTATTTCTAGACACTTGGCGGAAACAACTCAAAGAAGCGCGGACACATTGGATACATTAT taacCTCGTCGGATAAAGTTGTTAGTACCAAAGATGAGTTGGAACATCAACAGCAAGTTATAGTTCAATCTGGAAAGCTCTTAGGGAAATACGGTAGAAGAGAAGTTACCGATAAAGCTTTATTAGCGCTAGCGTTTGCATTTTTTCTCGCCTGTGTCTTCTACATTTTGCaaaaacgattattttaa
- the LOC128883361 gene encoding protein Star-like isoform X1, protein MPHATESSFPPGELFWTGMKPVKTKMAPTGMPSVTGVLQPPAGSTLTGSTMSNHKKSWWRRVAPCLAFLAAFSTAMALLLVWSEAAALRRQAFDANMTRDYVLNSVSMDNPELVAYIREVQLKPTTQQDPLNATQTSEERYVSSLTEGKREGVYVEYISRIGAVSSTGWLERNSSWRGVLILTDPRSFFEAHRSTRNPKTKVLHACLSTDKDTKEITYHQESEVQVTKLGEGPNSLVSSDDGLPTTRLKCFPLYSVLLAYGTTTLDYLSLDSPDAQDGQVLDTIPWETTRISVLSIRWSSHHSEMETKGLIDKMASRRYKLMYTTDTGKLIFLYNALLKI, encoded by the exons ATGCCGCACGCTACTGAATCTTCTTTTCCACCGGGCGAATTATTCTGGACCGGCATGAAGCCCGTGAAAACCAA AATGGCCCCCACAGGGATGCCCTCGGTCACCGGTGTCCTGCAACCACCCGCGGGTTCGACGCTGACAGGGTCCACGATGTCGAACCACAAGAAAAGTTGGTGGAGGAGAGTGGCTCCCTGCCTGGCCTTTCTTGCGGCTTTTTCTACCGCCATGGCCTTGCTTCTCGTTTGGAGCGAGGCTGCTGCTTTGAG GAGGCAAGCGTTCGACGCTAATATGACCAGGGACTACGTGTTGAACAGTGTCTCGATGGACAATCCCGAATTGGTCGCGTACATTAGGGAGGTCCAATTGAAACCCACCACTCAACAAGATCCGTTGAACGCGACCCAGACCTCGGAAGAGAGATACGTGTCGAGCCTGACGGAAGGAAAACGCGAGGGTGTCTACGTAGAATACATTAGCAGG ATAGGCGCCGTTTCTAGCACGGGCTGGTTAGAGCGTAATTCGAGCTGGAGAGGCGTATTGATACTGACCGATCCCAGAAGCTTCTTCGAAGCTCACAGGAGCACCAGGAATCCAAAAACTAAAGTTCTCCATGCTTGCCTTAGCACCGATAAGGATACCAAAGAG ATTACTTACCATCAGGAATCCGAGGTTCAAGTTACCAAATTAGGGGAGGGTCCGAATAGTCTCGTCTCGTCGGACGACGGTCTGCCGACTACACGATTGAAGTGTTTCCCCTTGTACAGTGTTTTGTTGGCTTATGGCACCACAACGTTGGATTACTTGAGTCTGGACAGTCCGGATGCCCAAGACGGACAG GTGCTCGACACGATTCCGTGGGAAACGACGAGAATATCCGTCCTATCCATTCGGTGGAGCTCTCACCACAGCGAGATGGAGACGAAAGGTCTGATCGATAAGATGGCCAGCAGAAGATACAAGCTGATGTATACGACGGACACCGGGAAATTGATCTTTTTATATAACGCGTTGCTAAAGATTTGA
- the LOC128882765 gene encoding serine/threonine-protein kinase 32A → MGANQSTRNAPSPGEEVNFDHFQILRAIGKGSFGKVCIVQKRDRTGNMYAMKYVHKGECAERGALKNVAREVEILSQLEHPCLVNLWFSFQDEEDLFMVSDLLLGGDLRYHIQQEVVFTEESVVLFVAEIALALDYLQSHKIVHRDIKPDNILLDEEGHAHVTDFNIATVLENGELATSMSGTKPYIAPEIYMCSCEEYGVLGYGFAVDWWSLGILAWETLAGERPYSLHSTTSHREALRILQEERPTPVGWSPSMLDLLDRLLTVAPGARISTLKELKQISLMKDLDFDKVLNKQIKPAFTPPKDHLNCDPTFELEEMIVEKKPLHKKKKRLAKQRSLKIEQTSEDVVGLAEVFIPEYRVYNREREMERQERERKEKQWEEELNTAMMGAEERLKTNHKSGRNLLSVSTTNVKMHVNASPSPSSRQGRRASTATSSDIDFIDASPEPSTS, encoded by the exons ATGGGTGCCAACCAGTCGACGCGAAACGCCCCATCCCCTGGAGAAGAAG TAAACTTCGATCACTTTCAAATCCTTCGCGCCATTGGAAAAGGAAGCTTTGGCAAG gTGTGCATAGTTCAGAAACGTGATCGCACTGGAAACATGTACGCGATGAAGTACGTTCACAAGGGAGAGTGCGCCGAAAGGGGTGCGCTAAAGAACGTCGCGCGAGAAGTGGAAATCCTCTCTCAACTCGAACATCCCTGCTTAGTCAATCTGTGGTTTAGCTTTCAAG acgAAGAAGATTTGTTCATGGTTTCCGATTTGCTCCTCGGAGGTGATTTGAGGTATCACATACAACAGGAGGTCGTCTTCACGGAGGAGAGCGTCGTACTTTTCGTCGCAGAAATCGCGTTGGCCCTTGATTATCTGCAGAGTCACAAAATCGTTCACCGGGACATAAAGCCCGACAATATCCTCTTGGACGAGGAAG GACACGCGCACGTGACGGATTTCAACATCGCAACGGTGCTGGAGAACGGTGAATTAGCGACGTCGATGTCAGGAACAAAACCGTACATAG CTCCAGAAATTTATATGTGTTCCTGCGAAGAGTACGGCGTACTTGGCTACGGTTTCGCCGTGGATTGGTGGAGTCTAGGAATTCTTGCATGGGAAACCCTTGCAGGAGAACGTCCTTATTCTCTTCATTCCACTACGTCGCATAGAGAAGCTTTACGGATTTTACAG GAAGAGAGGCCAACACCTGTCGGATGGAGTCCCTCGATGCTCGATCTTCTAGACAGATTGTTAACCGTGGCACCAGGCGCGCGGATATCGACGTTAAAGGAACTGAAGCAAATAAGCTTGATGAAAGACCTCGACTTCGACAAAGTGTTGAACAAGCAAATCAAACCGGCGTTCACACCACCAAAGGATCATCTCAATTGCGACCCAACGTTCGAGCTCGAGGAGATGATCGTCGAGAAGAAGCCCTTgcacaagaaaaaaaaacgtctgGCTAAGCAAAG ATCTCTAAAAATCGAGCAAACCTCGGAGGATGTAGTCGGGCTGGCGGAAGTATTCATCCCGGAATACCGTGTATATAATCGGGAACGCGAGATGGAAAGACAGGAACGAGAGAGGAAGGAGAAACAGTGGGAAGAGGAACTGAACACTGCCATGATGGGTGCCGAAGAGAGGCTGAA GACGAACCACAAGTCGGGACGAAATCTGCTGAGCGTCTCGACAACGAACGTCAAGATGCACGTAAACGCATCCCCGAGCCCGAGCTCGAGGCAAGGCAGACGCGCGAGTACCGCAACATCATCCGACATCGACTTCATCGACGCAAGCCCGGAGCCCTCCACTTCGTAA
- the LOC128883298 gene encoding isocitrate dehydrogenase [NAD] subunit beta, mitochondrial, giving the protein MALLARNICKIFSQTAQKGTIRALHVGAVRQQDTSIEQEGKVKCTLIPGDGVGPELVLSVQNVFKAANVPVEFEPYFLSEVNPTLSAPLEQVSNSIARNQVCLKGILATPDHSHTGELQTLNMKLRKSLDLYSNVVHVKSLPGIKCRHKNVDCIIIREQTEGEYSALEHESVKGVVECLKIVTAAKSQRIAKFAFDYAVKHNRKKVTCVHKANIMKLGDGLFLKSCQDIAKMYPRITFETMIVDNCTMQMVSNPHQFDVMVLPNLYGNILDNLASGLVGGAGVVAGASYSPECVVFEPGARHTYSEAVGKNVANPTAMLLCAVKLLRHVNLKRYSEQLKDALNRVLNDGKVLTKDLGGQSSTTEFTTAVINCLR; this is encoded by the exons ATGGCTTTACTCGCGAGAAACATCTGCAAGATATTTTCGCAG acTGCCCAAAAGGGAACTATTAGGGCACTACATGTGGGAGCAGTACGTCAACAGGATACA tCAATTGAACAAGAAGGTAAGGTAAAATGTACCCTCATACCAGGAGATGGTGTCGGACCGGAACTAGTTCTGTCAgttcaaaatgttttcaaagcAGCAAATGTACCGGTTGAATTTGAACCATACTTCCTTTCTGAAGTAAACCCCACTTTGAGTGCACCGCTTGAACAAGTATCCAATAGTATCGCAAGAAACCAAGTATGCTTGAAG GGCATTTTAGCAACACCAGACCATTCCCACACCGGGGAACTTCAAACTCTGAACATGAAACTGCGTAAAAGTTTAGACTTGTATTCAAATGTTGTTCATGTAAAATCTCTACCTGGCATTAAATGTCGTCATAAGAATGTGGACTGTATTATTATCAGAGAACAAACAGAAGGAGAATACTCTGCATTGGAGCACGAATCTGTGAAGGGAGTGGTAGAATGTTTGAAGATAGTAACAGCAGCTAAGAGTCAAAGAATCGCAAAATTTGCATTCGATTATGCAGTGAAACATAATCGTAAGAAAGTCACTTGCGTTCACAAAGCTAACATCATGAAACTTGGCGATGGTCTCTTCTTAAAATCGTGCCAAGACATTGCTAAGATGTACCCTAG AATTACCTTTGAAACAATGATTGTGGATAATTGTACAATGCAAATGGTATCTAATCCACACCAATTCGATGTAATGGTACTGCCAAATTTATATGGTAATATTTTAGATAATCTTGCATCTGGATTAGTCGGTGGTGCAGGTGTAGTTGCAGGTGCTAGTTACAGTCCGGAGTGCGTTGTCTTTGAGCCG GGTGCAAGACACACATATTCCGAGGCTGTTGgtaaaaatgttgcaaatccTACCGCTATGCTTCTGTGTGCCGTGAAATTATTGCGTCAcgttaatttaaaacgttaTAGCGAACAACTCAAAGATGCACTAAACCGTGTCTTAAACGATGGAAAAGTATTGACGAAAGATTTAGGTGGTCAGAGTTCTACAACAGAATTCACTACTGCTGTAATCAATTGtcttcgttaa
- the LOC128873295 gene encoding facilitated trehalose transporter Tret1-2 homolog — MEATGMINGVSVHQKSRKLWQYLATICACLLVVGVGTALAWTSPVLPQLYEKDSWMVVTEDQGSWVSSLCALGAIAGALPSGKMADRLGRRMSLLLLAGPFLVSWGLILVATEVWFLYIARFVVGTSVGAACVLGPTYISEISEVSTRGTLGALFQLFLTVGIFVTFVLGSVLTYSALAIFCALIIVAFLATFYWMPESPVWLVGEKRKQDAIAAMKVLRGDAYDPGEELNEMQAAVEANAGKEVTISDMIKSPVHKKAMVASFGMMFFQQASGVNAVIFYSVIIFKASGSTMPPELASILVSLVQLIMSGVAALIVDRAGRKPLLMISTGVMSLSLIALGYYFKQKDGGNDVSSLGWLPLTSLIVFMIAFSIGLGPVPWMLMGELFSPETKAVASSIAVTLNWFMVFVVTKTFPMMNDKMGTDTTFWIFAAIMAGATAFTRFLVPETKGKSYQEIQFELQGGVLTTKPVP, encoded by the exons atgGAGGCCACGGGGATGATTAACGGTGTGTCCGTTCACCAGAAGAGCAGGAAGCTGTGGCAGTATCTGGCTACTATTTGCG CATGTCTACTGGTGGTCGGAGTTGGCACAGCTTTAGCGTGGACCTCACCGGTGCTTCCTCAACTGTACGAAAAGGATTCGTGGATGGTGGTAACCGAGGATCAGGGTTCCTGGGTGAGCTCTCTGTGCGCCCTTGGCGCTATCGCTGGTGCGTTGCCATCGGGGAAAATGGCGGACAGATTGGGCAGAAGAATGTCGCTTCTTCTGTTGGCGGGACCGTTCCTCGTCTCCTGGGGTCTTATTCTAGTTGCCACCGAAGTATGGTTCCTGTACATCGCTAGATTTGTCGTTGGTACCAGCGTTGGGGCCGCCTGCGTCCTTGGACCGACGTACATCTCCGAGATCTCCGAAGTCTCTACCAGGGGAACTCTAGGCGCCCTGTTTCAGCTATTTCTCACCGTCGGGATCTTCGTTACTTTCGTCCTGGGAAGCGTTCTCACCTACTCCGCGCTCGCTATATTTTGCGCACTCATCATAGTCGCCTTTTTGGCCACGTTTTATTGGATGCCCGAATCTCCTGTCTGGTTGGTG GGTGAAAAACGGAAACAGGATGCCATAGCGGCGATGAAAGTGCTCAGAGGGGACGCTTACGATCCTGGGGAAGAACTGAACGAAATGCAAGCGGCGGTCGAGGCGAATGCCGGCAAGGAAGTCACCATCTCTGACATGATTAAGTCCCCGGTACACAAAAAAGCTATGGTTGCGTCGTTTGGCATGATGTTCTTCCAACAGGCGTCCGGTGTGAACGCAGTTATTTTTTACTCCGTGATAATCTTCAAGGCGTCTGGAAGCACGATGCCGCCGGAACTCGCGTCCATCCTGGTCTCGCTGGTTCAG TTGATAATGTCAGGTGTCGCGGCGCTGATTGTGGATCGAGCCGGAAGGAAGCCGCTGCTCATGATTTCTACAGGTGTTATGTCACTTAGCCTGATCGCGCTCGGTTACTACTTCAAACAGAAAGACGGCGGAAATGACGTCAGCTCGCTGGGATGGCTGCCGCTGACTTCGTTAATCGTCTTTATGATCGCCTTTTCCATCGG TCTGGGCCCTGTACCATGGATGCTGATGGGCGAGCTCTTCTCCCCGGAGACGAAAGCGGTCGCTTCCAGCATAGCGGTGACGTTGAATTGGTTTATGGTATTCGTGGTGACCAAAACTTTCCCGATGATGAACGACAAAATGGGCACGGACACGACATTCTGGATCTTTGCCGCGATCATGGCTGGCGCGACTGCGTTTACGCGTTTCCTTGTTCCGGAGACGAAAGGAAAAAGCTACCAGGAGATCCAGTTCGAGCTGCAGGGTGGTGTTCTAACGACCAAACCGGTCCCTTAA
- the LOC128883361 gene encoding protein Star-like isoform X2 — protein sequence MAPTGMPSVTGVLQPPAGSTLTGSTMSNHKKSWWRRVAPCLAFLAAFSTAMALLLVWSEAAALRRQAFDANMTRDYVLNSVSMDNPELVAYIREVQLKPTTQQDPLNATQTSEERYVSSLTEGKREGVYVEYISRIGAVSSTGWLERNSSWRGVLILTDPRSFFEAHRSTRNPKTKVLHACLSTDKDTKEITYHQESEVQVTKLGEGPNSLVSSDDGLPTTRLKCFPLYSVLLAYGTTTLDYLSLDSPDAQDGQVLDTIPWETTRISVLSIRWSSHHSEMETKGLIDKMASRRYKLMYTTDTGKLIFLYNALLKI from the exons ATGGCCCCCACAGGGATGCCCTCGGTCACCGGTGTCCTGCAACCACCCGCGGGTTCGACGCTGACAGGGTCCACGATGTCGAACCACAAGAAAAGTTGGTGGAGGAGAGTGGCTCCCTGCCTGGCCTTTCTTGCGGCTTTTTCTACCGCCATGGCCTTGCTTCTCGTTTGGAGCGAGGCTGCTGCTTTGAG GAGGCAAGCGTTCGACGCTAATATGACCAGGGACTACGTGTTGAACAGTGTCTCGATGGACAATCCCGAATTGGTCGCGTACATTAGGGAGGTCCAATTGAAACCCACCACTCAACAAGATCCGTTGAACGCGACCCAGACCTCGGAAGAGAGATACGTGTCGAGCCTGACGGAAGGAAAACGCGAGGGTGTCTACGTAGAATACATTAGCAGG ATAGGCGCCGTTTCTAGCACGGGCTGGTTAGAGCGTAATTCGAGCTGGAGAGGCGTATTGATACTGACCGATCCCAGAAGCTTCTTCGAAGCTCACAGGAGCACCAGGAATCCAAAAACTAAAGTTCTCCATGCTTGCCTTAGCACCGATAAGGATACCAAAGAG ATTACTTACCATCAGGAATCCGAGGTTCAAGTTACCAAATTAGGGGAGGGTCCGAATAGTCTCGTCTCGTCGGACGACGGTCTGCCGACTACACGATTGAAGTGTTTCCCCTTGTACAGTGTTTTGTTGGCTTATGGCACCACAACGTTGGATTACTTGAGTCTGGACAGTCCGGATGCCCAAGACGGACAG GTGCTCGACACGATTCCGTGGGAAACGACGAGAATATCCGTCCTATCCATTCGGTGGAGCTCTCACCACAGCGAGATGGAGACGAAAGGTCTGATCGATAAGATGGCCAGCAGAAGATACAAGCTGATGTATACGACGGACACCGGGAAATTGATCTTTTTATATAACGCGTTGCTAAAGATTTGA